CTGTTGTCAAGATAAATCCTGGAGGAACAGAGATTCCTTTACGGGCAAGCTTGATTAAGTTGTGTCCTTTGTTTCCAAGATGAATTCTATCGTTTATCTCTTCCCTTGGATGATAGATATCACATAAAATCTTTTTCGGATCATAGGTCATTAAAAGATCAAGGTCTTTATAGTTTAATTTTTCTGCCTGATTATAGGAAGCCTTTATAACTCTGCTGATGAGACGGTCAAGCTGGTTTAAACCGGGATACTCAGTAACAATTTCCCTTAAAAATTTCTCAGATAGAACATTCACCAATTCAAAATCTTTAAGTTCGCCCTGTTCTGCATCTTTTGGAAACTTCATTATTATTTTCTTTAGCCACTTTTTATATGGAGCTGTGCAGTAGGTGTTTACAATATCGCTTACAGATTCAGCAAGATTTCTAAAGATATCCATGTACTGAGAAAATGTAAATCTTCTTATTTCTAAAGCAACCGAAAGCATTGATAATGTATTGATATATTTCTGGGAAGAGATTCCATTGAGCTCAAGAATTCTACCAAAAAGCTTGAGATACTTCTCTATCCTGAAAAGAGTTGCTCTTGTTATGAAACTAAGGTCTATGGATTGTTCAACTTCATCAAGAAGACTGTTAAGTAAATTTTCAAGTCTTAAAAAAACAGAAAGAGCATTAAATTTTCTCTCACTATATCTTCCTGAGACTGAAGGAATTCCTGCAACAATATGCCTTTTGTGTGTTATATCTTCAAAGGCTTCGTATTTTTCTGATGAGAGCATAATTTTTTTAAGACTCTCAAGATAAGTTACAAGAGCATCAACTTTTTTGAATAATGAGCTATCCTGTAAAACGTCAACCAGATAACTTGCATCAGGTAATCCATGATAAAAAGCCTCTTTTAAAAAACTTTCAACTTCAATAACTTCTGTTTTGTATTTTGCATGAAGAAGTTGATAAAGTCTTATTGTGAGCATTGCCTTATTTTTAACAATCTCACTTACAGGGAAGGATTCAACTTTATTTACCAGTACATCTATTGGTGTTAAAAGAATCTGCTCAGTAGTTAAATCATTCAAAAGTCCCTTAAATAAGAGCTGTAGCTCTTTTAGATGATCATCTATTAATTTGAGCTCTTCCAAAATTTCTTCTGAAACATAGGGCTCCAGAACTTTTCTATCAGCGGTAATCCAGAATTGTATTGTCTTTTCAATTAAATCAACTAACAGAGGGCTACTTTCTACATGAATCTGTTTTCTTATAAAATGCATAAGAGGGTCTTTTCTCTTGAAGATTTCATCGACCTGAGTTGAGACCGTTCTTAAAAGTCCTTCGGCATTTATCTCGTTAAAATAAACAGGAATTTTTTTAAGTAGCGGTTTTATAAGATAAAATACTTGCGAGATTTCAGAGTTAAGAAGTTTTGTCACATCTCTCTGGAAAAGATCAGTATCCTTTATATGAATACCACCAAGAAATAAATAGATAGTAAGTGCTGAAATAAGCTCTTTTGATTCTTGAGGATTTTTTGATATCAAATCAAACCATAACCTGAGATTGGCAATGTGGTATTGATTGATATTTATCGTGTAATCTCTGTAAAATCCTTTAAATTGAGGTGTATGAAAACCTAACAGAATCAGATTTTCTATATAAAAATTTAGAATTTCAGGTATTTTCAATCTATAAATAGCATTGCCAACTTCTTCAAGACAGAATATGACAGAAGCAGGTAGCACATAAAAGAACTTATCAAGTTTTTGGAAAACAGAACTTAAAAGTAAAATTAGCTTTTGAGTATCAGCTCTGTTAAAACTCAGCAAGAAATTCTTTATAACCCGTCCAAGTTCTCGTAAAGAAAACTCATGAAGATCCTTTAAATGTTCAGTATCCAATATCCAAAATAGATAGTAAACAGTAATTTGAAGATTTAATAATGAATCACCGGAATCAGAGAAATTCTTTGGAAGTTCTCTTAATTTATTTAAAAGCTCAGTCTGGGAAGGAATCTTTAAAAGTTTGTTAAGATCATGAGTATTAGAGATTTCTTGGAATGCTGACTCTAATTCATTAAATAGAGATTCGCTTGCATGTTTTATAAACATCGCTCCAGCAGGTAAAAATTTTTTAAAGTACTCATCAACTCTTTGAATTGAGAGAAAAGATGAATAAAGCGAAAACAGATATTTCTGATAAAGAACTGTAAAAGAGTTTAACAACCGCGGGTCTTTAATATCTTTTCTTATGATTTCTCTTGCTATGCTTTTCAGAATTTCAAGGTTTTGAATGTAATCTGTAAGAGGAATTGAGGAAAAATAATCAAAAACTTCTAATATGGTCTCATTGAGAAAATTTTCGGTAACCTTGCCTTCTTCAAATAACTTTAAAATAACTTTTGAGATAGACTTTAAAAATGCCTGTTTTTCATCTGTTTGCTGAAATCCCTCAAGTAAGTATCTAATTAAAGCACAGGTTGCCTCATATCCATAAGAATCCTTAAAGTAATAGCTTGCGTATTTTAGATAATGATTTTCTATATCCTGAGCTCCGCATGAATTGTAAGGAGAACATTTAAGCTTTTCAACTAAATCAACGGCACTCTTCAGGATACCAGGATAAGGGGAAAAAATATGGAGGACTTTATCAAGCTTTTTCTCAATAGTTTGGTTCATTTCATTTTAATTATATCAAATTTATAGTAATGAGAAGCTATGGTATGTTAAAATTAAAAAAGATTTCACAGGAAGATGAACAAAAACAATCTTTTTCATGATATTCATGAAGAGTGTGGCATTTTCGGTATCTTCGGGCATCCTGAAGCTGCCAACCTAACCTATTTGGGACTTTATGCTCTTCAGCATCGCGGGCAGGAAGGTGCTGGAATTTGTTCATCCGATGGAGTGAAGCTCTATCTTGAAAAATCCCTCGGACTTGTAGCTGAAATATTCAATGAAAAAGTCTTAAGAAATCTACCAGGACACATAGCAATTGGACACAATAGATACTCAACAACTGGTTCAAGCACCATAGAAAATGTGCAACCGCTTATGGCAACATATTCGCTCGGAAGTATTGCCATTGCCCATAATGGAAACCTCGTAGACATAGATGGATTGAAAAGCAGACTTGAAAAAGATGGAGCAATATTTCAAACCACCTCTGATAGTGAAATAATTTTACATCTTATTGCAAGAGCTAAAGATGGACAGGTGCACGAAAGAATTGCAAATGCAGTAAGACAGGTAAGAGGAGCTTTTTCATTGCTTCTTATGAATGAAAAAGAACTGATAGCTATCAGAGATCCCTTTGGAATAAGACCATTATCATTAGGACAGCTAAAAGATGCCTATGTATTAGCTTCAGAGACCTGTGCTTTTGATCTAATTGGTGCCACCTATATAAGAGACATTGAACCAGGTGAGATGCTGATAATAGATGAAAATGGAGCCAGATCCATAAAAATATTTAACTCTGTCAAGAAAGCTCACTGTGTATTTGAGTTTATTTACTTTGCAAGACCGGACAGCTATATATTTGACCACACCTGCGTAAACACAATAAGGAAAGAACTTGGCAGGCAACTTGCACGAGAACATCCCATTGATGCTGACATAGTTATTCCAGTCCCAGACAGTGGAGTTCCTGCTGCACTGGGATATGCTGAACAAAGTGGAATCCCCTTTGAGTTTGGTTTAATAAGAAATCACTATGTTGGAAGAACATTCATAGAGCCAAAACAGAGTATAAGACACTTTGGTGTCAAAATAAAGCTTAATCCTGTAAGAGAAGTCTTAAAAGGTAAAAAAGTTATTGTAATTGATGACTCAATTGTAAGAGGTACAACTTCAAAAAAAATCGTGAAAATGATAAGAGAACTTGGAGGAGCAAAGGAAGTTCATATGAGAATAAGCTCCCCACCAACCGTAGGACCATGCTTTTATGGAATAGACACACCAACAAGACAGGAGCTTATTGCTTCATCTCACAAAATTGAAGAAATAAGAAAATACATCACTGCAGACTCGCTTGGTTATCTAAGCCTTGAAGGATTGAAAAAAATCATTCCCAATTCTGACCTTTACTGCATGGCATGCTTTAACTGTAAATATCCCATCGAGTTTGAACATAAGAAAATCACTCAGATGGAGCTTTTTTCATGAATGTAGAACCTCTTATAAATATTTATAAAACAAATCTTAAAATCAAGAAAGATGAGAATGTTCTTATTTTTACTGACACCATAAGGGAAGACGAAGTTATCCCAGAAAATGAAAGAACAAGAAGAAATGCACTGTTGGAAGTGGCAAAAAAACTTCAACAGGTAGGAAAAACTTTTTGTAGAAAAGTCATCTATGCAGAGTATCCATCACTTGGAGTTCATGGAATGGAACCACCGGAGAAAATATGGAGACTTGCCTTTGGAGACAGAGCTATAGATAATCTTAAAAAAACAGGATTGTTTGAAAAACTTCTCAGTAAAAATATCTCTAAAAAAGAAAAACTCATGGTAAAGAAAATAATCAAAGAAAACTTTAGTAACGCTATCAATGCAGTAATTGCCCTCTCCAATTTTTCTACCAGTCACACAAATTTTAGAGATTTACTTACCAAACTCTGTGGTACAAAATATGCCAGCATGCCACTTTTTGATATTTCAATGCTTGATGGAGCAATGTGTGCAGACTGGAAACAAATCAAAAAAAGAGGAGTGGCATTAAAGAGAGTGCTTGACAGCATATCAAAAATTCACGTAAATACACCAAATGGCACAGAGATTAAGTTATTGAAGGGAAAAAGAAAAGTGTATGTTGATTCAGGAATTTTAACCAGAAAAGGAGCCTTCGGAAATTTACCGGCAGGAGAAGTTTTTTTAGCTCCTCTTGAGGGTACAGCAGAGGGAAGACTCGTTATAGAGTGGGCACCTACGAGAAAACTAAACTCACCTTTGATTTTAAATGTTAAACATGGTAAAGTTGTCTCAATAGAAGGAAACGACCCTTATAAAGATGAGCTTGAAAGAAAACTGAATGAAGCACCAGAAAACAACAATATTGCTGAGCTTGGCATAGGTATTAATGATAAAGCAAGCAGACCAGACAACATACTTGAGTCAGAAAAAATTCTTGGTACAGTTCATATTGCTTTTGGGGATAACTCATCTTTTGGTGGTAAAATCAGAACTCCCTTTCATCAGGATTATATATTTTTTAAACCAACACTTTATGGTATTACCGATAAGGGAGAGAAGATAAAAATTCTTGAAAACGGTTCTTTTCTGGTATAATATTTAGTTATGAAAGCACAGATAGAGATAGAGTTTAAAGATTTACCGGTTGAGAAAATTCAACGAGCCATCATGGAGATGATTCAAACATTTAAAACTCTTGACATGATTGATGATGCCAGATTTCAAATATTCACGCCAAATGGAACAGTAACAGAAAAATGCATAGTTCAGGAAAATAAGGTAGTTGCTTGAAGAAGAAAGAATCCTTTGCTGTAAGCAAAGGAAGTTTCAATGAAAATAATCTGCCAGAATAAAAAAGCATACGCTGATTACCACATTGAAGAAACAATTGAAGCAGGCATTGTTCTAACTGGAACTGAAGTAAAGTCCTTAAGAGAAGGAAAAGCAAACTTAAAAGACAGTTATGTAATAATAAAAGATGGAGAAGCCTGGCTTCTTAACTGTCATATAAGCCCTTACAGTCATGGAAATATCTATAATCATGACCCATTAAGAACAAGAAAACTTCTTTTACATAAAAAAGAGATAGAAAGACTCAGCGGTAAAGTTCAAAGACAGGGTTATACTCTTATTCCATTAAAACTATATTTCAAAGGTCCTTATGTTAAGGTCGAGATAGCCCTTGCAAAAGGTAGAAAGAAATACGAAAAAAGAGATATAATTAAAAAGAAAGAGGCTCAAAGAGAAATTGAGCGTGCCATTAAAAACAAGTGATCTTTAACAAGGGGGCGAAAGGACTCGACGGAGGTAGTGAGAGCTAAGCTGCATGCCGTGGTCCTCACCGCCACGTAAAAAAGGTGGGAAAAACACAACTGCCAACTCTGAATTGGCACTCGCTGCTTAATTAAAAGCAGCCGTCTTCCTGAGTTTTGCTCTGAGGCTCAGGCAAGACGTCATAAATCAGAGCTCCTCTTAAGCATTTAACCCGGTGCTTAAGAGAAGACCTCAGGGTTGTAGGAACTTAGAGAGCCAGTGGAAGGGCGAGCTAAGTTCCGAATTTCAAAACTTCCACTAAGCATGTAGAAGCTTAGTGGTAGCACCTTCGGACGCGGGTTCGATTCCCGCCGCCTCCACCAAAAAAGTCTTAAAAATCAATAATTTTTTCCCGACTTTGACAGTTAAAAATTTAAAATCCTTTATTTTCAATATGTTAGGGCGCACCTGTCCTGTTTACTCCACTACAATTTCTTTGAGGATTACTGGCGGGATTTTTACTCCTAAGGCTCTCAATATCTGATTACTCTCTCTGCAGCTGTCCTTGCATAAACCTCTGTTTTTTCCGTCTTTATCTTTATCGCTCTTACTCTGTCAAGTTCCTCAATCGCTTGCTCTGCCGTTATGTAAAGCCCTGCCTCTGTTAACTTCCTCTGTATTACTCTTAATACGTAAAAGCTTAAAAAACATAGCATTATATGTCCCTTTATCCTTCTTTCAGTCCAGTGATACACGGGTCTCAGGTCAAGACTGCTTTTCATGCATCTGAATGATTCCTCTATCTTGTAAAGCATTTTGTATGCTCCAACAACTTGCTCCTCTGTAAGATGGCTGTTGTTTGTTACATATCCAAAATATCCATCCCATCGGGACTCCTGCTTTATTTTCTCTTCATCTATGGATACCTCTTTATGCTTTACTCTCAGGTATTTGCTGTAAGAGGGCTTTATAAGGCTTTTTTGACCTTGATTGAGTTTTCTCTTAAGCCAAGTTCATCCCTGTAGGAATGGACAAGCTGTAGATATGTTATTGGTTTGTGCTTTGAGCCACCTTTTACTCTTCGGATAAACATATTTGTGCTCCTGATTTAGATTACTACAATGGTAAGGTGCGATAAAGATAGATAATTTATGTTACTACAAAATGGAGAAAAATTATAAAGTTAAAAAATGAAAATGTAGAAAAAATCAAAGAGTTAGGTTTTGTGAAAGGGGTAATTTTGAGCTAAAACTGTCAAAGTCGGGTAAAAAATTAGAATGTAGATTTTTCAACGGTTTACGACGATAAAATTGCAAAAATTAGCCTCCAACTGACAAAGTCAGGAAGACTTTACGGAAAATAGTATGAACATCCTCTTGGTTCTCTCGCTATTTTAGTGAACTGATATAAGATTCAAAAAGTTTTAAACTTTTTTTGTGTGTTTCTGTGAAGTTATAATCCATATTTTCTTTCCAGTAAAATAGTATTTCATCCTTTGTCATAAATTTTTTTAAGTTATAGGCTTCCACCATCTCTTCAGAGTATTTCATCCATTGATTTTTTGCATAAATTAGATTTTCCTTAAATTTGAGATAAATTCTGTAAAGCTCATTATCAGGCTTTGTGATTTCTTTTCTAACAATCCATAATGCAAAAACAAAGGGAAGTCCCGTATAGTTATACCATAGATTTGCAAGGTCATAAACTTTTTTGTTATTTAGAATTTTTCTATATTTTAGAGCATCGTCACCTATCAGCAAGAAAGACTCTCCAGTGAAAGGTGCTGATGAGATGTCATACTCTGGTTTTAATTCTAAAAATTTTTCTAATATTACCCTTAATAATAGATGAGAAGTGGCTGACTGATCTGTAAGCAGTATTTTTTTAGCATCAAGGGTTTTTAAATCATAATCACTGAAAAAAAGTACGCTTCCAACATATTCTTTTGAGCTTATACAAATTCCATCAACATAGTCATATATCTCTTGATTAAGTAAATACTCAACTGAGGAAGAAGGACTTAAATCAATTAAATCATTTCTCAATGCCCAGTTAAGCTGAGAAGGGACTCCTTTTACGAAATGAATGTCTTCTGTGATTAAACCTTCCTTTTCAAGAACATAAAATATGGGATAAACATTTGCATACTGAATCCAGCCAACCTTTAACTTCATCCTTTAATTACCCCCATTGGTCTAAGTTTTACAACTTTTTTTGCAATTCCTGCATTATGAACAACATCAACTACATTTGATACATTTTTATAAGCATCTGGCATCTCTTCAGCCAGTGTTTCCTTGCCAGCAGACCTCACGATAATACCTTTTTCAGCAAGTTCTTGTTTGATCGATCTTCCCTTTGCCTGTTTTATCGCCTGATTTCTACTGAGAAGCCTTCCTGCACCATGACAGGTTGAACCAAAGGTCTCTTCCATTGCTTTAGGAAGTCCGACAAGAACAAAGGAAACCCTACCCATGTCTCCTGGAATAATAACAGGCTGACCAATTTCTTTATAGCATTCGGGTAATTCTGGATGACCTTTTGGAAATGCTCGAGTTGCACCTTTTCTATGAACAATTAAACGCATTTTTTTGCCATTTATTGTATGAAACTCCTCTTTTGCAATGTTATGGGCAACATCAAAGACAACCTTCATTCCGAGATCTTTAGGTGATAACCTGAAAAGCATCAGAAATACCTCTCTTGTCCAGTGCATAAGACACTGTCTATTTGCCCATGCATAGTTAGCAGCACCTTTCATAGCAGCAAAATACTTTCCACCCTCTCTGCTTCGAAATGGAGCACAGGCAAGCTCTCTGTCTGGAAGTTCTATTCCGTATTTTTTTACTGCCTGCAACATCTCCTTTACATAGTCATCACATATTTGATGACCGAAACCACGAGATCCACTATGAATCATTACAGTAATTTGATTCTTAAACAATCCCATAGCCTGAGCAATCTCTGGTTCATAAACTTCATCAACATACTGAATCTCAAGAAAGTGATTACCTGAACCAAGAGTTCCTAACTGATCTTTACCTCTCTCATAGGCTTTTTTACTGATAACTTCAGGATCAGCACCTTCAAGGCATCCATAGGATTCAATTCTCTGAAGATCATCTGGTTCACCATAGCCGTGCTCCACTGCCCATATAGCACCTTTACGGACCACTTTTTTAAGCTCTTCATGATTAAGTTTTATTTTTCCAGTTGAGCCTACACCTGAGGGAATATGCGTATAAAGTAAATCAACAAGCTCTTTAAGTTTCGGTTCAACTTCCTCCTTTGTGAGATTGCTCTTAAGAAGCCTGACTCCACAGTTATGAACAACCACTCCATTTGCTATAAAATTGTGAGCCCTGTGGTATACCCCTATATCGTAAAAATAGTTATATTCAGGGATTATTTCTTTTTTTTGGATAATTTTTTCCTTTACAAAACCCCCTTTGACTCCAAATTCTTTTACAAACTCTTTAAATTCTGGGAATGTTTTAGGAACTCTTACTTTGCTATGCCTCCTGTATAAATGTCTTTCAACAAATCTTCTGTTTACAAGATCTTTAACTGAATCGTGAGCCTTTTGTAAGCTTTTAGTATTTTTATAGATCTTTAAAGCAGTTTCATATGCCTTTGTTATTAAATCTTTAATTAGTGTTTTTCTTGTAAGATAGGCATATCCAAAAAGCGCCCTTTCTTTTTTTTCTAAGTCATATTCATAATTTATTTTTCCCAAAAAAACTTTTATGTTTTCCTCTCCAACAATAGAAAGCCTGTAGGTAACATTATTTTTTGATTTAATCTTGTATATAATGCAGTGAATTCCGAATTCTTCTAGAAGGCTTTTAATTCTTTTCAGAAAATCAAAAAGACTATCCTCTAAATCCTTTTTCTTCGCCTGTGTAAGATTAATTGGCAGTGGAGTGCATTTTTTAAAATTCAAAATACTACCGTCAGCACCAAAAAATCCTGCTAAAAAATTTCTTTTAATCCATAAAGGTGCTTTCATTATCCAGTCAGGAACATCATAAGCTATTTCTGTTTTCTTACCAAATGGAACACCAAGTTTTTTGAGTAATAGGGCAAAGGCTCTTGACGCAATTCTTAATTCAGCAGATTTAGATTTTCCTTCATAATTTCCGCTTACAGTTTCAATTGAGTATGTTCTCTCTCTCACATGTAAAACTGAAGAAATTCCAATTTTTTCTAAATCTTTCATCAATTCATTTAGATTATTAGCCTTTCCATAAAAGCTGACTGTTAGTCTCCCCTGCATAGTTCCTAAATGCCTGTGTCCAAAAGCAAATCCAATAACTCTTGCCAAGATTCCAGCGAAAGAGTCATTCCATCTGAGAGGTAGAATTTTTCGTGCCCTTAAATATTGAATAATCTGTGGATCTTCTCCTTGAAAACTGCCTTCATCAATAATCACTCCTTCTTTTTCCTCATATTCAACTCCTTCAAAGGGATAAACTACAATATAGTCGTCTTCCTTGATATTTTCTAAGCTCACATAACCTTGAGGTGTTAAAATGGGATGCTCCTTACTCCCCTCAATTAATCTCCCTGTTTCAGTAACAATTCTCAAAGCAGATTCCTTTTCATCTATTTGTCTTCTGGTAGCAAGTAAAACATCAGAACAGTCATTGTGTCCTTCTTCTGAATTAAATAGCTTTAATCTTTCCCCTCTATATTTATCAAAGACATCTTCAATACTTATCCAATAACCATGTTCAGTTAAAATTTTACACCCCGGACTTAGGCAGTTAATATCGTATCCCACACCTCCAGGAGAGATAACTCCTTCCTCTGCATCAAAGGCTGCAACTCCACCAATAGGAAAGCCATAGCCTGTATGAATATCTGGCATTGCAAGAGATTTTCCAACAATTCCAGGAAGAGTTGCCACATTGGCAACCTGTCTTACGGATTCAAGCTCAAGTTCCTGTTCAAGGGTTTCATCTACAAAAATAATTCCTTCAGTTCTCATTCCCTGAACAAATCCCTTTGGTACTCTAAGCCTGTATTGGTCTATTCTTTCTGTTCCTTCTATTTTTGGCATGGGACACCTCCTTTGAGGCTGGCTTTAATTTTATTATAGCTTTAAATATCAAAAATTATCTCTGCTATCCAGTAATCGTTTTCTTTTTTTAGAACAAGATTGTGATATGTGGCGGCTTTTACGAGGAGTTTTCTTTCATGTTTTTCCGGGTTAAAACTCTCGCCATAGACTTCCGCCTTTAGACTTTTTTCTTTAAGCTCTAATTTTATTTCTCTTCCAATAAATCCATAGGCATCAAACTGGAAAATAAGCTCATTTAGAAAGCTTACAAGAAGGTCTTCGAGTGTTTCTTCTGAGATAGAAATCTCGCTTTTCTGTGCAGGTTTTACAAGATTTATATCAGTAATTAAGCTATAAAGACCCAATCCTGCATTTACAAAGCATTCTTCAAGGGTTTTTCCTTCTGCTCTTAATCCAATATCTCCTGCGACATCTATAGCTCTGTAACTCATTTTATGCTTCTTAATGCATCTTCAATAAACTCCTTAACCTGAGGGTCTTCTTCCTTTGATAAAGCATCAATCAATGCAGGTTTTGCAGAAGAATCACCAATTATTTCAAGAGCATAGGCTGCATCTCCCCGAATGTTTTTTCCTTCTGATTTTAAGAGTCTGATAATATCAGGCACGATTTCCTGCAGTAAGGCAGGATTTTTTAGCTTTATTTCTTCAATTATTGCAAATGCTCCCACTTTAACTCTTAATCTTTCATCAGCAATCATTTTCGGTATTAACTTAATCTGCTCAGGTTCATGCTCAAAAAAGGTAATTATGTTTTCAAGATAGCCATTGTCAAGATAATCAAAAAGCATCTCCTCAAAGGCTTCACCTTCCCAGTTGCTAAAACTTTTACCATTATTGCTCATATTCTCACCCATGCCAGTCAGATTTTATACGACTTCTTCCTCTTATGTATTTTTCTGCAGAAAGTGCGGCAATTGCACCCTGAGCACAGGCAATGACAACCTGTCTTGTATGAGGACTTGCCACATCTCCTGCTGCAAAAACTCCCTGAATATTTGTTTGCATGAAATTATCTACCACAATAAATCCTTTTTCATCAACCTTTATAGTCTCTCCAAGAAAATCAGTAATTGGTTGAGAACCTTGAATATAAACAAAAACTCCTGAAACTTCAATATGTTTTTCTGCTCCTTCAGGTTCTTTTAATAACACTCCTGTAACAAAATCTGTTCCT
The nucleotide sequence above comes from Thermodesulfovibrio aggregans. Encoded proteins:
- a CDS encoding intein-containing RctB family protein, translated to MPKIEGTERIDQYRLRVPKGFVQGMRTEGIIFVDETLEQELELESVRQVANVATLPGIVGKSLAMPDIHTGYGFPIGGVAAFDAEEGVISPGGVGYDINCLSPGCKILTEHGYWISIEDVFDKYRGERLKLFNSEEGHNDCSDVLLATRRQIDEKESALRIVTETGRLIEGSKEHPILTPQGYVSLENIKEDDYIVVYPFEGVEYEEKEGVIIDEGSFQGEDPQIIQYLRARKILPLRWNDSFAGILARVIGFAFGHRHLGTMQGRLTVSFYGKANNLNELMKDLEKIGISSVLHVRERTYSIETVSGNYEGKSKSAELRIASRAFALLLKKLGVPFGKKTEIAYDVPDWIMKAPLWIKRNFLAGFFGADGSILNFKKCTPLPINLTQAKKKDLEDSLFDFLKRIKSLLEEFGIHCIIYKIKSKNNVTYRLSIVGEENIKVFLGKINYEYDLEKKERALFGYAYLTRKTLIKDLITKAYETALKIYKNTKSLQKAHDSVKDLVNRRFVERHLYRRHSKVRVPKTFPEFKEFVKEFGVKGGFVKEKIIQKKEIIPEYNYFYDIGVYHRAHNFIANGVVVHNCGVRLLKSNLTKEEVEPKLKELVDLLYTHIPSGVGSTGKIKLNHEELKKVVRKGAIWAVEHGYGEPDDLQRIESYGCLEGADPEVISKKAYERGKDQLGTLGSGNHFLEIQYVDEVYEPEIAQAMGLFKNQITVMIHSGSRGFGHQICDDYVKEMLQAVKKYGIELPDRELACAPFRSREGGKYFAAMKGAANYAWANRQCLMHWTREVFLMLFRLSPKDLGMKVVFDVAHNIAKEEFHTINGKKMRLIVHRKGATRAFPKGHPELPECYKEIGQPVIIPGDMGRVSFVLVGLPKAMEETFGSTCHGAGRLLSRNQAIKQAKGRSIKQELAEKGIIVRSAGKETLAEEMPDAYKNVSNVVDVVHNAGIAKKVVKLRPMGVIKG
- a CDS encoding archease; translated protein: MSYRAIDVAGDIGLRAEGKTLEECFVNAGLGLYSLITDINLVKPAQKSEISISEETLEDLLVSFLNELIFQFDAYGFIGREIKLELKEKSLKAEVYGESFNPEKHERKLLVKAATYHNLVLKKENDYWIAEIIFDI
- a CDS encoding HEAT repeat domain-containing protein; this encodes MSNNGKSFSNWEGEAFEEMLFDYLDNGYLENIITFFEHEPEQIKLIPKMIADERLRVKVGAFAIIEEIKLKNPALLQEIVPDIIRLLKSEGKNIRGDAAYALEIIGDSSAKPALIDALSKEEDPQVKEFIEDALRSIK